The Bifidobacterium coryneforme genome segment GGTCCAGGGCCATGGAGTGGCCGTTTCCGGCTGCCGTCTGGACGAACTTCACGCCCGCGGGTGCGGCGGCCATGATTGGTGCGGTCTGGTTTGTGGTGGTGCCGTCGCCGAGCTGGCCGTCCTTATTGTTGCCCCAGGCGTATAGGTTGCCGTCGGAACCGACGGCGAGGGAGTGGGACTGTCCGGCGGATACCTGGGCGAACCGTACCCGGGAGGTGGGGGTGTCGATGCGCACGTCGGTGCCGCCCCGCCACGGCCCCTGGGCCGGGTCGGCCTTCCACCGGCCCCAGCGTGCGGTCAGGGTCGTGTCCCCGCTTATGGGCTTGGTGAAGTCGTAGGGCCTGTCGCCCTGGAACCAGCCGTTGAAGGTCCACCCGTCGTCCGTGGCGGGGTCGTCCGGGCGGTGCACTGTGTCACCGACGATGACCTGCTGGGGTGGAGTGGGGGAGCCGTGCTCCGTTTTGAAGGACACGGTGGCTGTGCCGCCCGTGTAGGTGAACCGCTGACTGGTCTCGTCGGGCTGGGGTGCGCGGTTGGTGACGGTAGATTGGATGGTGAGGGTGACGGTGCCCAGTCCGTGCCTGGGCGAGGTGGCATGCCACCCTTCGAACCTGCGGTAGGGGCCGCCGATGTTGCGGGCCTCACCGAACAGGACCTTCGTGACCTCCCGGTCGACGGGACGCCAGGCCAAGACAGGGTTGGTAGGGTCACTGCCTGTTAAGGTGTTGTTGCCGTGCTGGCCGTAGTCGTTCCGTCCGTACGTATATGCTTCACCGTCCGAACCGAGGAGCAAGGTGTGACCCTCGCCGGCTGCGGCGCTGGTGTAGCGGAAGTCCGTGGGGGCCCCAGTGGGGGCTGCGACCCTGGTGGGGGTGGCCGTGATCTCGCCTGTTCCGGTTCCGAGTTGGCCGTACCTGTTCCATCCCCACGCCCATGTGCCGGTGTCGGTGATGGCGAAGGAGACACCCGATTCTGAACTTCCGCCGTTGGCGCTGTCGACTTGGGTGGCTCCGGTCAGGCCGGGGACCCGGCCGGGCTTGTCGGCGGGGTTGGCGCTGTCGGGGATGCGGCCCAGCTGTCCTTTTCTGTTGTCGCCCCAGGTCCAGACGGTCCCGTTCCGCGCGATGGCGATGAAATGGAGACCGTACCTGTCCATGCTGTAGGCCTTGAACCTGACACCGGTATCAACGGGGACAGGTTCGAAACGAGGCCACCGCCAGGTCCAGATTCTGCCGTCCGTGTCGAGGGCCGTATATCCGTTTGTTTGGGGATTGTGTGCGGGGCAGATGGCGGTGAAGACGGTCCCCCCGCCCATATCCAGCTTGTGGGGCGTATCTGTATCGAAGTATCCCCAGGTCCAAACCTGTCCACTGCTGTCGAGGGCCATGGAACTGTCATCGCCTGCGGACACGGCGGTGAACGTCACCCCCTCCGGGACTACGGCCAGACCGGGAGTGTATCTGTCCGTGCGCGGGCGGCCGAGGCTATCACCGAAGTCAGCCCCCCAGGTCCAGATTCTGCCATCCCGGTCCAAGGCTATACTGTGGGATATCCCGGCGGACAACTGGGTGAACTTCACTCCTTCCGGCATGGCGACCATCCGTGGGCCTTGAGGTTTTCGGGTCCAGTCATCGGTGCCTGTCCCCAGACGTCCGCTATTGTTGTTTCCCCATGAGTATGCGTTGCCGTCGCTGCCCAACGCCAGAGAGAAGGCAGTGCTTGCGGATATTTGGGTGAAGCGTACTTGGCTGCCGGGGGTGTCGATTTTGACGTTGGTGCCGCCGTGCCAGGGTCCTGTGCCGGGGCTGGTGGTCCATTTGCCCCATTTGGCGGTGAGGGTCAGGTCCTGGGTGACTGGCTTGGTGAAGTCGTAGGCGAGGTCGCCTATGAACCATCCGTTGAAGGTCCATCCTGGCCTGGTGGGGTCGTCGTGGGGCCATGTGGCGGTCTTGCCGTCGGGGATGGTCTGGCTTGCCGGCATGCCCTGGGTGTCGGGCTGGGAGGTGAAGGTGACCGTGTGGCTGCCGGTCCTGGCCTGCGGTGAGGAGGCCTTCATGCCGGCGGGTGCGGGTGCGGCTGTGGTGGTCTGCCTGGTGGTGAGCGGGTTGGGTGTGGCCAGGGTGGTGGGTGTCGCGGTGGTTGTCGTGGGCTGCGTCGCTGCTGCCGGGGACTGCGGTGTGGTCGAGGATGACGGTGTCGCGGCCGGTGTGGTGGTTCCTGTGGGTGTGGTCAGGCCGTCATCGGAGACCGGGGTCGCCTTCATTCCCCCATTTACTTGAGTGTATGAGTTGATGTCGGTGGCCTGTGCACCTGCTGCCAGGCCGGCACCCATGACGGACAGCACCGCCAGGGCCGCGACGACAGGACGGACGGTACGACGACCGAAACGGTTCAGTCTGCGCATGGTTCGTTCTCCCCAAATTTCCCCAACTATCATCCTTCGGTTCAGGCCGATAGTCTCAAACCCAATCCGGAATATCCGCCATCCCCAATAGCGGACCCGAATCACGTATGCTCTTCTCTATGATAAAACCGTCTCAGACTTTATCATCCCGCTCCCGCTTGGCGCAATATGCAGAACGAGCGCGGGCGTGTACGGCGTGCAGCATCCCTGCTGCGGTGTGTGCGCGACTGGTTGCAAGGCGTGGACTGGTTTGGGGCTGATGTAGAGGGGGTGGAGGCGGCCCGTTGTTGGGGTTTGGTGGACCGCCTCCGGTTGGCCGGGGGGTTGGTGTTCCCCTTTTGGTGTGGCCTCTTACTCGTGCGAAGTGGTGATGGTTGTTGTGGGTGGGGTGTGTCGTTGTCGGTTGGCGTCGGATGTTGCGATGCCGAGCATGCCGGCGGTGATGAGGAGGATGATGCCTGCGCCTCCGGCGTTGGGCAGGGTGCCGGTGTGCCGGTAGGTGTAGGTGTTGCTGGTGTCGTCGGGCTGGTCCTGTCCGGCGAGGGCCCATTGGACGCGTACGGGCATGGTTCCGGGGGCGTGGGCGGTGGTGGTGGCCTGCCAGGTGTTCGGTCCGGTCTGCCTGAGGGGGAGTGTGTCGTTGTCGATGGTGAGGCCGGTGGGTGTGGGCTGTGGGGGGATGGCGGCCTTGCGGGGCGCTGGTGTGGGGTTGGTGTCGCCGTGTCCTGTTTGTCCGTTGGTGTTGTCTCCCCAGGCCTGGGTGTCGCCGTTGGTGTCGATGGCGATGGTGGTGTCGCCGCCGCTGGCGGTGAGGGTGGTGTTCAGGCCGGCTATGACGGTGGGTGTGCCGGGGGTTCCGGTGTTGTGGCCGAGCTGGCCGCTGGTGTTGTCTCCCCATGCCCAGGTGCGGTGGTCCTGTCCGGTGGCGACGCTGTGGTTGCGTCCGGTGGAGACGTGGGTGAACCGGTACGTGTCGGCCGTGCCCGCCGTCCATATGCGCGCGGGTGTGGCGGTGTCGGTGCCGTCGGCGAGCCTGCCCCAGGCCCAGAGTCGTCCCTGCCGGTCGATGGCGAGCGTGTGGTCGCCTCCGGCGCTGGCCTGGACGTAGCCCGCGGGCTGCTGCGGGCCGGCCGGGCCGGCCGTGGCGGCGGCTGCGGGGGTTCCGGTGTTGTCTCCCCATGCCCAGGTGCGGTGGTCCTGTCCGGTGGCGACGCTGTGGTTGCGTCCGGTGGAGACGTGGGTGAACCGGTACGTGTCGGCCGTGCCCGCCGTCCATATGCGCGCGGGTGTGGCGGTGTCGGTGCCGTCGGCGAGCCTGCCCCAGGCCCAGAGTCGTCCCTGCCGGTCGATGGCGAGCGTGTGGTCGCCTCCGGCGCTGGCCTGGACGTAGCCCGCGGGCTGCTGCGGGCCGGCCGGGCCGGCCGTGGCGGCGGCTGCGGGGGTTCCGGTGTCGTCGTGGCCGAGCTGGCCGTGCGTGTTCGATCCCCAGGTGTACAGGTTGCCGTCGGATCCGATCGCCGCGGCGTGCGTGTCGCCCGCCGCGATCTGCTCGTACCGGAATGCGGGGGGCGCGTCCTGGGGCAGGGCGACCCTGACGGGCCTGGCGCTGCTCGCGGTGCGGCCGGTGTCGCCGAGCCCGCCGGCGAGCGTGCCCCACGTGTAGAGGTTGTCGTCGGAGCCGAGGGCCATGGTGTAGCCGTCACCGGCTGCGGCCCGTATCCAGGTGAACGTGCTGTCGGTGCCGTCGGGACGGGAGACCTTGACGGGCCTGGCGCGTCGGGTGGTGGTGCCGTCGCCGAGCTGGCCCTGGGTGTTGTCTCCCCACGCGTACAGGTTGTCGTCGGAGCCGACGGCAACGCCGTGGGTGCGTCCCGCCGCGGCCTGCGTCCAGGTGAACCCGTCACCGGAACCGTCGGGCTTGGCGACCCGGACCGGGGTGGTGTGTCGGGTGGTGGTGCCGTCGCCGAGCTGGCCGCTGGTGTTGTCTCCCCATGCGTAGAGTTGTCCGTCGGATCCGATGCCGAAGCTGGTGGTGCCGCTCGTGTCGATGGAGGCGAGGCGGATATCGGGTGCGGCGGGTGCGGTGAGGGTGAGGGTGTCGCCTCCGTATTCGCTGCCGTGGTCCGGGCTCAGGACCCACCTGCCGGTCCGGTGCCACCGTGCGGTCACGGTCAGGTCGTGCTCCAGCGGCTGGGTGAAGTCGTAGGCCGTGTCCCCGTCGAACCATCCGTCGAAGGTCCACCCGTTTTCGGACGGGTCTTCGGGCCTCCTGGTGGGTTCGCCGGCGGGGACCTGCTGCGCGTCGGGGGTGCGTCCGTGTTGGGTGGTGAAGGTGAGGGTGGCCGTGTCGCCGGTGTACATGAACCGCAGGCTCGTGTCCTCGGACTGGTCCGCGTCCTCTGGCCCCGCCGAGCTGGTGCCGGTCGCCGAGCGGATGGTCAGGGTGACGGTCTCCGGACGGTGCCTGGGGGAGGCGGCGTGCCACCCGTCCGCCCGGCGACGCACCTCTCCAGCGCTCGGCTTGGCGCCGAACAGCACCCCGGTGACAGGGGAGCCCACCGGCCGCCACACCATGACCGGGCCCGGGTGGGCCGCGGCCGGGCCCGTGTCGCTGGTGCCGTCGCCGAGCTGGCCGGAGTCGTTGGCCCCGGACGCGTACACGTCACCGTCGGAACCGACGGCCAGCGTACGGTCACCGCCCGCAGCGGCACCGGTGTATGCGAACCCCGAGGGCGCCCCCTTGGGGTTGGGCACGCGTGCGGGGGCCACGCCGTCGTTGGTGCCGTTGCCTGTCGTGGTGCCCAGCTGCCCGTACTGGTTGCCGCCCCAGGTCCAGATTCCTGAGTCGGTGAGGGCGGTGGAGTGGGTGCGTCCGGCGCTGACGCCGGTGGCATGGGACGGGCCGGGGACGGCGCCCGGCCTGCCCGCGGGTTCGGCGACGGTGGGGGTGCGGCCCAGCTGGCCGCTCCCGTTGTGCCCCCACGTGTACACGGTGCCGTCCCGGGCGATGCCCATGCTGTGGTCCTCGCCGGCGCTGACGGCCGTGAACCGCAGGCCGGTGTCCACGGGGGCGGGCCTGAAGTCGGCGTGGCCGGTCAGGTCGTCGTCGGTCGTGCCGTCACTGAGGCCGCCCCAGGTCCAGGCGGTCCCGTTCGTGTCCAGGCCGATGGAGTGCCTGGAGCCCGCGCTGATGGAGGCGAAGGCCGCCTTGGGCACACCCACACCCTTGGGCGTCGAGCCGGAACCGGAAGAACCCACCTGCCTGTGCCCGTCGTATCCCCAGGTCCAGATGTTGCCGTCCCGGTCGATGGCCATGCTGTGCTCGGCCCCGGCGCTGACGGCGATGAAGGTCACGCCCGCGTGCGTGACGGCCGGGCCTGGCTGCTTGCTGTTGTGGGGTTCGTCGCGTCCGAGTTGATTGGCGAGGTCGCTTCCCCAGGTCCAGATGTTGCCGTCCCGGTCCAGGGCCATGGAGTGGCTGCCCCCGGCGGACACCTGGACGAACTTCACGCCCGCGGGTGCGGCGACCATGATTGGTGCGGTCTGGTTTGTGGTGGTGCCGTCGCCGAGCTGGCCGTTGGTGTTGCCTCCCCACGCGTACAGGTTGCCGTCGGAACCGACGGCGAGCGAGTGGGACTGTCCGGCGGACACCTGGGCGAACCGTACCCGGGAGGTGGGGGTGTCGAGGTGCACGTCGGTGCCGCCCCGCGAGGGCCCCTGGGCCGGGTCGGCCTTCCACCGGCCCCAGCGTGCGGTCAGGACCGTGTCCCCGCTTACGGGCTTGGAGAAGTCGTAGGGCTTGTCGCCCTGGAACCAGCCGTTGAAGGTCCACCCGTCGTCCGCCGTCGGGTCGTCGGGCCGGCGGGCGGCGTCTCCGACGATGACCTGCTGGGGTGGCGTGGGGGAGCCGTGCTCCGTTTTGAAGGACACGGTGGCTGTGCCGCCCGTGTAGGTGAACCGAGAACTGGTGTCGTCGGGCTGGGGTGCGCCCTCGAACTTGTACTGAATGGTGAGGGTGACGGTGCCCAGTCCGTGCCTGGGCGAGGTGGCGTACCACCCGTCGAACGCGCGGTAGGGGCCGCCGATGTTGCGGGCCTCACCGAACAGGACCTTCGTGACCTCCATGACGACGGGTCTCCACGTCATGACAGGCAAGGGGTGTGCTGGGTGGCCGCCCCTGTCGCTGGTGCCGTTGCCGAGTTGGCCAACGAGGTTGTCTCCGCACGCGTATGTTTCACCGTCCGAGCCGAGGAACACCGTGTGCGTTTGGCCGGCTGCGATGCTGGTGTAGCGGAAGTCCGTGGGGGCCCCGGTGGGGGTTGCGACCCGGGTGGGGGTGGCCGTGATCTCGCTGGTGCCGTTGCCGAGTTGGCCCCGGGTGTTTTCTCCCCAGGCCCATGTGCCTGTGTCGGTGATCGCTATGCAGGTACCGGATGATCCCCAGCCATTGGTGTCGACTTGGGTTGCTCCGGTCAGGCCGGGGACCCGGCCGGGCTTGTCGGCGGGGTTGGCGCTGTCGGGGACGCGGCCCAGCTGCCCTCCTAGGTCATCATCGCCCCAGGTCCAGACGGTCCCGTCCCGCGCGATGGCGATGACACGGTAGCCGTGGATCTCGATGCTGTAGTCCTTGAACCTGACACCGGTATCAACGGGGGCAAGTTCGTTATAAGGCAACTGCCAGGTCCAGATTCTGCCGTCCGTGTCGAGGGCCGTATATCCGTATTCGTTGAAACCGGCTGCGGAGTGGATGGCGGTGAAGACGGTCCCCTCGTCCTGGTCAACCTTGTG includes the following:
- a CDS encoding InlB B-repeat-containing protein — its product is MRLHNPGRSGRRPVRQVVAVLAALSVMGGGLAAGAQAADTTYSQINGGGGAASGDGLTTPTGPTTPAATPSPSATPQSPAAATQPTTAAASPTPLATPNPLTTRQATAAANTGKPASGPQARTGSHTVTFTSQPDTQGMPASQTIPDGKTATWPHDDPTRPGWTFNGWFIGDLAYDFTKPVTQDLTLTAKWGKWTTNPDNGPWHGGTNVKLGANTDQVRFTQVSASYDYSLALGSDGNAYAWGSGGFGQLGQGITVVGQEAPTMVNMPDGVKFTQVSAGFWHAMALDRDGRIWTWGNDIGSCLGRPGTDRYTPGLAVVPEGVTFTAVSAGNTTSMALDSNGQAWTWGWTDTKTPHKVDQDEGTVFTAIHSAAGFNEYGYTALDTDGRIWTWQLPYNELAPVDTGVRFKDYSIEIHGYRVIAIARDGTVWTWGDDDLGGQLGRVPDSANPADKPGRVPGLTGATQVDTNGWGSSGTCIAITDTGTWAWGENTRGQLGNGTSEITATPTRVATPTGAPTDFRYTSIAAGQTHTVFLGSDGETYACGDNLVGQLGNGTSDRGGHPAHPLPVMTWRPVVMEVTKVLFGEARNIGGPYRAFDGWYATSPRHGLGTVTLTIQYKFEGAPQPDDTSSRFTYTGGTATVSFKTEHGSPTPPQQVIVGDAARRPDDPTADDGWTFNGWFQGDKPYDFSKPVSGDTVLTARWGRWKADPAQGPSRGGTDVHLDTPTSRVRFAQVSAGQSHSLAVGSDGNLYAWGGNTNGQLGDGTTTNQTAPIMVAAPAGVKFVQVSAGGSHSMALDRDGNIWTWGSDLANQLGRDEPHNSKQPGPAVTHAGVTFIAVSAGAEHSMAIDRDGNIWTWGYDGHRQVGSSGSGSTPKGVGVPKAAFASISAGSRHSIGLDTNGTAWTWGGLSDGTTDDDLTGHADFRPAPVDTGLRFTAVSAGEDHSMGIARDGTVYTWGHNGSGQLGRTPTVAEPAGRPGAVPGPSHATGVSAGRTHSTALTDSGIWTWGGNQYGQLGTTTGNGTNDGVAPARVPNPKGAPSGFAYTGAAAGGDRTLAVGSDGDVYASGANDSGQLGDGTSDTGPAAAHPGPVMVWRPVGSPVTGVLFGAKPSAGEVRRRADGWHAASPRHRPETVTLTIRSATGTSSAGPEDADQSEDTSLRFMYTGDTATLTFTTQHGRTPDAQQVPAGEPTRRPEDPSENGWTFDGWFDGDTAYDFTQPLEHDLTVTARWHRTGRWVLSPDHGSEYGGDTLTLTAPAAPDIRLASIDTSGTTSFGIGSDGQLYAWGDNTSGQLGDGTTTRHTTPVRVAKPDGSGDGFTWTQAAAGRTHGVAVGSDDNLYAWGDNTQGQLGDGTTTRRARPVKVSRPDGTDSTFTWIRAAAGDGYTMALGSDDNLYTWGTLAGGLGDTGRTASSARPVRVALPQDAPPAFRYEQIAAGDTHAAAIGSDGNLYTWGSNTHGQLGHDDTGTPAAAATAGPAGPQQPAGYVQASAGGDHTLAIDRQGRLWAWGRLADGTDTATPARIWTAGTADTYRFTHVSTGRNHSVATGQDHRTWAWGDNTGTPAAAATAGPAGPQQPAGYVQASAGGDHTLAIDRQGRLWAWGRLADGTDTATPARIWTAGTADTYRFTHVSTGRNHSVATGQDHRTWAWGDNTSGQLGHNTGTPGTPTVIAGLNTTLTASGGDTTIAIDTNGDTQAWGDNTNGQTGHGDTNPTPAPRKAAIPPQPTPTGLTIDNDTLPLRQTGPNTWQATTTAHAPGTMPVRVQWALAGQDQPDDTSNTYTYRHTGTLPNAGGAGIILLITAGMLGIATSDANRQRHTPPTTTITTSHE